One window from the genome of Choloepus didactylus isolate mChoDid1 chromosome 2, mChoDid1.pri, whole genome shotgun sequence encodes:
- the TYW3 gene encoding tRNA wybutosine-synthesizing protein 3 homolog isoform X1: MDRCAEFRRWKAQCLGKADLSRKGSVDEDVVELVQFLNARDQFFTTSSCAGRILLLDGSINGFEVQKQNCCWLLVTHKSCVKDDVILALKKATSDTILKFEPFVLHVQCRQLQDAQILHTVAIDSGFRNSGITVGKRGKTMLAVRSTHGLEVPLSHKGKLMVTEEYIDFLVNIANQKMEENKRRIERFYNCLQHALEKETITNSHPKIKEENNSSYTHKKKRKPEKAHSKCITEENDNKLENDDDDPGIGVIFPENY, encoded by the exons ATGGATCGCTGCGCAGAGTTCAGGAGATGGAAAGCGCAGTGTTTGGGCAAAGCGGACCTCAGCCGGAAGGGCAGTGTGGACGAGGACGTGGTAGAGCTTGTACAATTCCTGAACGCGCGAGATCAGTTTTTCACCACCAGCTCCTGCGCTGGCCGCATCCTCCTCCTAGACGGG AGTATAAATGGTTTTGAAGTTCAGAAACAAAATTGTTGCTGGCTACTGGTCACACACAAATCTTGTGTAAAAGATGATGTG attTTAGCTCTGAAGAAAGCAACTTCTGATACCATTTTGAAATTTGAACCATTTGTTCTTCATGTGCAGTGTCGACAGTTGCAGGATGCACAGATTCtg caCACAGTGGCCATAGATTCTGGTTTCAGGAACTCTGGCATAACAgtgggaaagagaggaaagactATGTTG gcTGTCCGAAGCACACATGGATTAGAAGTTCCATTAAGCCATAAGGGAAAACTGATGGTGACAGAGGAATATATTGACTTCTTGGTAAACATAGCAAAtcaaaaaatggaggaaaacaaGAGGAGAATTGAAAG GTTTTACAACTGCTTACAACATGCTTTGGAAAAGGAAACTATTACTAACTCACATCccaaaatcaaagaggaaaataacTCATCATATACtcataagaagaaaagaaagccagaAAAAGCACATAGCAAATGTATTACTGAAGAAAATGATAACAAActtgaaaatgatgatgatgacccAGGAATCGGTGTTATTTTCCCTGAAAATTACTAA
- the TYW3 gene encoding tRNA wybutosine-synthesizing protein 3 homolog isoform X2 — MDRCAEFRRWKAQCLGKADLSRKGSVDEDVVELVQFLNARDQFFTTSSCAGRILLLDGSINGFEVQKQNCCWLLVTHKSCVKDDVILALKKATSDTILKFEPFVLHVQCRQLQDAQILAVRSTHGLEVPLSHKGKLMVTEEYIDFLVNIANQKMEENKRRIERFYNCLQHALEKETITNSHPKIKEENNSSYTHKKKRKPEKAHSKCITEENDNKLENDDDDPGIGVIFPENY; from the exons ATGGATCGCTGCGCAGAGTTCAGGAGATGGAAAGCGCAGTGTTTGGGCAAAGCGGACCTCAGCCGGAAGGGCAGTGTGGACGAGGACGTGGTAGAGCTTGTACAATTCCTGAACGCGCGAGATCAGTTTTTCACCACCAGCTCCTGCGCTGGCCGCATCCTCCTCCTAGACGGG AGTATAAATGGTTTTGAAGTTCAGAAACAAAATTGTTGCTGGCTACTGGTCACACACAAATCTTGTGTAAAAGATGATGTG attTTAGCTCTGAAGAAAGCAACTTCTGATACCATTTTGAAATTTGAACCATTTGTTCTTCATGTGCAGTGTCGACAGTTGCAGGATGCACAGATTCtg gcTGTCCGAAGCACACATGGATTAGAAGTTCCATTAAGCCATAAGGGAAAACTGATGGTGACAGAGGAATATATTGACTTCTTGGTAAACATAGCAAAtcaaaaaatggaggaaaacaaGAGGAGAATTGAAAG GTTTTACAACTGCTTACAACATGCTTTGGAAAAGGAAACTATTACTAACTCACATCccaaaatcaaagaggaaaataacTCATCATATACtcataagaagaaaagaaagccagaAAAAGCACATAGCAAATGTATTACTGAAGAAAATGATAACAAActtgaaaatgatgatgatgacccAGGAATCGGTGTTATTTTCCCTGAAAATTACTAA